From the genome of Brucella pseudogrignonensis, one region includes:
- the aspT gene encoding aspartate-alanine antiporter: MHVFEWIGDVLRSAPELAIFLALAVGFWIGALKFGSISLGSVTGTLLVGVLIGQLGIEISPQIKSIFFIMFLFAVGFGVGPQFVRGIASDGLPQAIFAVVVSCLCLGSVYFAAVVAGYGPGSAIGLLAGSQTISASIGMATDALNRSGLSPTEISEQLNAIPVAYAVTYLFGTVGTGLIIAFLGPKLLRVNLEEECQRYEREMSAGTPEGGIETAWHQYIVRSFRLTVPGIIAGKTVGEAEKMAGARIFLERLRRDGRIISFDDDTMLETGDIVAVSGPHDAMVEWSNRANEVADRELLDIPIETMDVVITNKRLHGRTLIALSHEPFARGVYINRIRRGSMNVDVPVQAQSKVYRGDIVSLTGSQKHIEALIAEIGYADRPTSTTDMVLVGSGIVIGGLLGSIVLPIGGVPITLSTSGGALIAGLIFGWLRSFTPKMGNVPTATVWFMNTVGLNIFIAVVGISAGPTFIAGLREVGFEMFLWGLFATSVPMLLAPLIGKYIFRFDPAINLGCCGGARTSTASAAMVSEAAKSNVPMLGYTVPYAISNTLLTLWGMVVVLLTV, translated from the coding sequence ATGCACGTGTTTGAATGGATAGGTGACGTCCTCCGATCGGCGCCTGAGCTGGCGATATTTCTCGCGCTTGCGGTCGGATTTTGGATTGGTGCTTTGAAATTTGGCTCGATTAGTCTCGGGTCTGTTACTGGTACCTTGCTGGTGGGAGTATTGATTGGCCAGTTGGGCATTGAAATTTCGCCGCAGATAAAATCCATTTTCTTCATTATGTTTCTATTTGCAGTCGGCTTCGGTGTGGGCCCGCAATTTGTGCGCGGTATCGCAAGCGATGGCCTTCCCCAGGCGATTTTTGCCGTCGTTGTTTCCTGCCTGTGTCTTGGCTCAGTGTATTTCGCAGCTGTTGTTGCAGGCTACGGTCCCGGTTCGGCAATTGGACTTCTAGCGGGCTCGCAAACCATTTCTGCGTCGATTGGCATGGCAACAGATGCGCTCAACAGATCAGGTCTCAGCCCAACGGAAATCAGCGAGCAACTCAATGCAATCCCTGTCGCCTATGCTGTTACCTATCTTTTCGGGACCGTTGGCACGGGGCTGATCATCGCGTTTCTTGGACCCAAGTTGCTTCGGGTAAATCTCGAGGAAGAATGCCAGCGTTACGAGCGAGAGATGTCAGCGGGTACACCGGAGGGTGGGATTGAAACCGCATGGCATCAATATATCGTCCGCTCCTTCCGTCTGACTGTTCCAGGCATTATTGCGGGAAAAACTGTCGGTGAAGCCGAAAAGATGGCGGGCGCACGGATTTTTCTCGAGCGGCTGCGTCGGGACGGCAGGATTATCTCCTTCGACGATGATACGATGCTTGAAACCGGCGATATTGTCGCTGTATCTGGCCCCCACGATGCGATGGTTGAGTGGTCCAATAGAGCCAACGAAGTTGCAGATCGTGAACTCCTCGATATCCCGATTGAGACAATGGATGTTGTCATAACCAACAAGCGACTGCATGGACGCACGCTGATTGCTCTCTCGCATGAGCCGTTCGCGCGTGGGGTCTATATCAATCGTATCCGGCGCGGTTCGATGAATGTCGATGTACCCGTTCAGGCACAAAGCAAGGTATATCGCGGCGATATCGTTAGTTTGACGGGCAGTCAGAAACACATCGAAGCGCTCATTGCGGAGATTGGCTACGCCGATAGACCGACCAGTACAACCGACATGGTGCTGGTTGGATCTGGTATTGTTATTGGTGGTCTGCTGGGGTCGATTGTTCTTCCCATCGGAGGCGTTCCTATTACCTTGTCAACGTCTGGTGGGGCACTTATTGCGGGTTTGATCTTTGGCTGGTTACGTAGTTTTACACCAAAGATGGGCAATGTTCCGACCGCGACGGTCTGGTTCATGAATACGGTGGGTCTGAATATCTTCATCGCTGTTGTCGGCATATCGGCAGGCCCAACATTTATCGCGGGTCTGCGTGAAGTTGGCTTTGAAATGTTCCTTTGGGGATTGTTTGCAACATCGGTTCCAATGTTGCTGGCGCCTTTGATTGGGAAGTATATTTTCCGCTTTGATCCCGCGATTAATCTTGGTTGTTGCGGCGGTGCCCGAACCAGTACAGCATCTGCTGCAATGGTGTCGGAAGCCGCAAAAAGCAACGTCCCGATGCTGGGCTATACCGTCCCTTATGCAATTAGCAACACGCTGTTGACCTTGTGGGGTATGGTCGTCGTCTTGCTAACGGTCTGA
- a CDS encoding decarboxylase: protein MKISTNKPSNSHSILGKSLATPAIRSDQWLTVLSEGRFWVNGDNSRIDTIRQVLDGLETIERFFAYPGSSVLNKLHSRLNDGDARGFLRAAQNISTSILSQKYMADISAWDNWDADDSQPAERLPQAINHIERKPYFEVLAVVPHITSRWQHIAYEARSIRRPEDEFIYETVVAGNAEDALTAILVNPSITSVVLYEGFAAKAAETNPLITAIAEVIDLGEIKDDSRLALRTAQAIKKIRPELDIYLLSDREIEHLAGDPDNEIFSRLFYQVEEPLELHLSILEGVHKRYHTPFFDNLKHYAARPIATFHALPIARGKAVFKSNWIRDMGEFYGPNLFLAESSATTGGLDSLLEPTGNIKEAQELAARAFGADHVFFVTNGTSTSNKMVLQALLAPGDIVIIDRNCHKSHHYGCVLAGAQPYYVEAFPLTEYSMYGAVSINTIKQALLTLRAEGQLDRVKMIDLTNCTFDGHVYNTRRVMEECLAIKPDLVFLWDEAWFGFAHWSPFLRQRTAMGAAQTLESYLATPEAKKAWQDQQKELGESPSDDVLLNTRLIPDPDAVRLRVYQTNSIHKSMSALRQGSVILVRDVEFKDVEAQFHEAVFTHASTSPNLQIIASLDVARRQMELEGYGLVSNALQIALEIRRQINSHPLISKYFRVLNNAEMVPAAFRVSNVTDFNDASLTWADAVKAVRDDEFLLDPSRMTLSCGEAGFDGTSFKNMLADRFNIQVNKTSRNSILLQSNINNSRSDVALLVRVLLEISQEIEANLKEGGQARARSFAEKVTTLVKDFPHLPNFSKFDDMYRDNPKSATLNGDIRSAFYDAYKKAQCEFIPLHDQAVDERLEKGPALVSANFVIPYPPGFPIMVPGQVITREIIEFMRKLDVKEIHGYDKAIGLKVLKRS from the coding sequence ATGAAAATTTCTACCAATAAACCGAGCAATAGCCATTCTATTCTCGGAAAATCTCTGGCTACGCCGGCAATACGGTCCGATCAGTGGTTGACGGTTCTCTCAGAAGGGCGCTTTTGGGTAAACGGCGACAATAGCCGCATCGACACAATCCGACAGGTACTCGACGGCCTTGAAACAATCGAGCGGTTCTTCGCGTATCCCGGTAGCTCGGTGCTTAACAAACTGCATTCACGTTTGAATGATGGGGATGCGCGTGGCTTTTTGCGTGCGGCGCAAAATATCTCCACCAGCATCCTTTCCCAGAAATATATGGCTGATATTTCCGCATGGGATAACTGGGACGCAGATGACAGTCAGCCAGCGGAGCGACTTCCGCAGGCTATAAATCATATCGAACGAAAGCCCTATTTTGAAGTGCTTGCGGTCGTGCCACATATCACATCGCGCTGGCAACACATCGCCTATGAAGCGCGTTCCATTCGTCGCCCTGAAGACGAGTTCATTTATGAAACCGTCGTCGCCGGGAATGCAGAAGACGCATTGACTGCTATTCTGGTAAATCCTTCCATCACTTCGGTCGTTCTCTATGAAGGATTTGCGGCAAAGGCAGCCGAAACAAACCCTCTCATCACGGCGATTGCTGAAGTCATCGATCTGGGTGAAATCAAGGACGACAGCCGTCTGGCTCTGCGTACCGCACAAGCCATCAAAAAGATTCGACCCGAGCTCGACATCTACCTGCTCAGCGATCGCGAGATCGAACATCTTGCAGGAGATCCAGACAACGAAATATTTAGCCGACTATTCTATCAGGTTGAAGAGCCGCTTGAACTGCACCTCTCTATCCTTGAAGGCGTGCATAAGCGTTATCACACGCCTTTCTTCGACAATCTCAAGCATTATGCGGCGCGGCCAATCGCAACCTTCCATGCGCTGCCCATTGCGCGCGGAAAAGCGGTATTCAAGTCAAACTGGATACGCGACATGGGCGAGTTTTACGGGCCGAACCTGTTTCTCGCAGAAAGCTCTGCAACAACCGGCGGTCTCGACAGCTTGCTGGAGCCCACTGGCAATATTAAGGAGGCACAGGAACTGGCAGCCCGCGCTTTTGGGGCGGATCATGTCTTCTTCGTGACCAATGGCACCTCGACCAGCAACAAGATGGTTCTGCAGGCCCTGCTTGCGCCGGGGGATATCGTTATCATCGACCGGAATTGCCACAAATCCCACCACTATGGCTGCGTCCTTGCCGGTGCACAACCCTATTATGTGGAAGCCTTTCCACTCACCGAATATTCGATGTATGGCGCAGTTTCCATCAATACAATCAAGCAGGCTTTGTTGACACTTCGTGCTGAAGGACAGCTTGATCGTGTCAAAATGATCGATCTGACCAATTGTACATTTGACGGACATGTCTACAACACACGACGCGTCATGGAAGAATGTCTGGCGATCAAGCCTGATCTAGTTTTCCTCTGGGATGAAGCTTGGTTTGGCTTTGCTCATTGGTCGCCTTTCCTGCGGCAGAGAACGGCAATGGGTGCTGCGCAGACCCTGGAATCTTACCTTGCAACACCGGAAGCAAAGAAGGCCTGGCAGGATCAGCAGAAAGAGCTGGGTGAAAGCCCGTCTGACGATGTGCTGCTCAATACACGTTTGATACCCGACCCCGATGCTGTGCGTCTGCGCGTCTATCAGACCAATTCCATCCACAAGTCCATGTCAGCGCTGCGTCAAGGATCGGTGATTTTGGTGCGTGACGTCGAATTCAAGGATGTGGAAGCACAGTTCCACGAAGCCGTTTTCACCCACGCATCGACCAGCCCGAATTTGCAGATCATTGCCAGCCTTGATGTTGCACGCCGCCAGATGGAGCTTGAAGGCTATGGTCTTGTATCCAATGCCCTTCAAATTGCATTGGAAATCCGCAGGCAGATCAACAGCCATCCACTGATCTCCAAATATTTCCGCGTCCTGAATAACGCTGAAATGGTGCCCGCCGCGTTTCGCGTATCGAACGTAACTGACTTCAACGATGCGTCGCTGACCTGGGCTGATGCGGTAAAAGCAGTGCGTGACGACGAGTTTCTGCTGGACCCTAGCCGTATGACGCTAAGCTGTGGCGAGGCCGGTTTTGACGGAACCAGCTTCAAGAATATGCTGGCGGACCGCTTTAACATTCAGGTCAACAAGACGTCGCGCAACAGCATTCTGTTGCAGTCCAATATCAACAATTCCCGCAGCGATGTTGCTTTGCTGGTGCGCGTCTTGCTCGAAATCTCGCAGGAGATTGAGGCAAACTTGAAGGAAGGCGGTCAGGCTCGTGCCCGCAGCTTCGCAGAAAAGGTCACAACCCTCGTCAAGGATTTTCCGCACCTCCCGAACTTTAGCAAATTCGACGATATGTATCGTGACAATCCAAAGTCTGCGACGCTCAATGGCGACATTCGCAGCGCGTTCTATGATGCCTATAAGAAAGCTCAGTGCGAGTTTATCCCTCTTCATGACCAAGCCGTTGACGAACGTCTTGAAAAGGGTCCTGCGCTTGTGTCGGCTAACTTCGTCATTCCTTATCCGCCGGGTTTTCCGATCATGGTTCCAGGTCAGGTCATCACGCGGGAGATCATCGAATTTATGCGCAAACTTGATGTCAAGGAAATCCATGGATACGACAAGGCAATCGGTTTGAAGGTCCTCAAACGCAGCTGA
- the gadC gene encoding glutamate:gamma-aminobutyrate antiporter: MANAKTATPAKQLSMIGFFAITASMVMAVYEYPTFATSGFSLVFFLLLGGILWFIPVGLCAAEMATVEGWEEGGVFAWVSNTLGERWGFAAISFCYLEIAIGFLPMLYFVLGALSYILSWPALNQDPVTKTIAALVILWALAFTQLGGTKYTAIIAKLGFFAGILLPALILAALAISYLASGAPLQIEMSAQTFFPDFTQIGTLVVFVAFILSYMGVEASATHVNEMENPGRDYPIAMIMLMVAAIVLSSIGGLSVAATIPSNEINLSSGVVQTFSALIGHFGPGFEWTVRIIAALLLLGVLAEIAAWIVGPSRGMLVTAQKGILPARFAKVNKNGVPVALVVAQLLLTSVAIIILTNTGGGSNMSFLIALALTVVIYLCTYFLLFLGYIHLILKQPELKRTFRVPGNNGFRIGVAVVGFLVSLIAFFVSFYPPTSIGGETADETYVTLLVVCFLVVLVIPFIVYALHDKRDKKTNATLVPIKMHNAPEGHFFMHPRARSPHHVIVDDGASHHAKKGL; this comes from the coding sequence ATGGCGAATGCAAAGACAGCCACTCCGGCTAAACAATTATCAATGATAGGCTTTTTTGCCATTACCGCATCCATGGTCATGGCCGTCTATGAATATCCGACCTTTGCGACATCGGGTTTCAGTCTGGTATTTTTCCTGCTGCTGGGTGGAATTCTCTGGTTCATTCCTGTTGGGCTTTGCGCTGCAGAAATGGCAACCGTTGAAGGATGGGAAGAAGGCGGCGTCTTCGCCTGGGTTTCCAATACGCTCGGTGAAAGATGGGGCTTTGCCGCAATCTCGTTTTGTTATCTTGAGATTGCCATCGGCTTTCTGCCTATGCTCTATTTCGTATTGGGTGCGCTTTCCTATATTCTGAGTTGGCCTGCACTCAATCAAGATCCGGTCACAAAGACAATAGCGGCGCTGGTGATCCTCTGGGCGCTTGCGTTCACTCAACTTGGTGGAACCAAATATACGGCAATCATTGCCAAACTTGGTTTCTTTGCTGGAATTCTTCTTCCAGCACTCATTCTTGCAGCACTGGCGATCAGCTATCTTGCGAGTGGCGCACCACTTCAAATTGAAATGTCTGCGCAGACGTTTTTCCCCGACTTCACACAAATCGGTACTCTCGTCGTATTCGTGGCTTTTATCCTCAGCTACATGGGCGTCGAAGCATCGGCAACGCATGTCAACGAGATGGAAAATCCCGGCCGGGATTATCCAATTGCAATGATCATGTTAATGGTCGCTGCCATCGTTTTGAGCTCGATTGGTGGTCTATCGGTGGCTGCAACGATTCCGTCCAACGAAATTAATCTGTCATCGGGTGTTGTGCAGACCTTTAGCGCTTTGATCGGTCATTTTGGTCCGGGCTTTGAATGGACCGTCCGCATCATTGCTGCTCTGCTCCTGCTGGGCGTTCTTGCAGAAATCGCAGCATGGATTGTTGGGCCGTCACGCGGAATGCTGGTGACAGCACAGAAAGGTATCCTTCCTGCGCGCTTTGCAAAAGTGAACAAAAATGGCGTGCCGGTTGCGCTCGTTGTCGCTCAGCTGCTTCTGACATCTGTTGCGATTATAATTCTCACCAACACTGGTGGCGGCAGCAATATGTCGTTCCTGATCGCGCTCGCTCTGACTGTTGTGATTTATCTGTGCACCTATTTCCTTCTATTCCTCGGCTATATTCACCTCATCCTGAAGCAGCCGGAACTCAAAAGAACGTTCCGTGTTCCCGGCAATAACGGTTTCAGGATCGGTGTCGCTGTGGTTGGATTCCTCGTCTCACTCATAGCATTCTTCGTGTCGTTTTACCCGCCAACCTCAATCGGAGGGGAAACAGCCGACGAAACCTATGTGACATTGCTCGTCGTCTGCTTCCTCGTTGTGCTGGTGATCCCGTTTATCGTCTATGCACTGCACGACAAACGCGACAAGAAAACGAATGCCACTCTGGTGCCAATCAAAATGCACAATGCACCGGAAGGACATTTTTTCATGCATCCTCGTGCACGTTCACCACATCATGTGATTGTCGATGATGGCGCGTCGCACCACGCGAAAAAGGGCCTCTGA